The Brassica rapa cultivar Chiifu-401-42 chromosome A10, CAAS_Brap_v3.01, whole genome shotgun sequence genome segment AACACTTTAGAATTCGGTTCTCTTTCACCAACCTTTCTTCttgtgtttgtgtttttatttccCTGAACAAACGACAaaacatagattaaaaaaaatatttgtaaaattaaTGAAAACTCTAGTCACACTCAGAAGCGTAATAGGATTCAACTTGTTGCCAAGAATACATAGCTGACGTATCTGAACCTTGTTCTCGATTTCTATCTGTCATCTTATAACTTATGAATCTACCAAGTTTTTGTTAAGGACCTTTACTTCTTAACATCTAGAGCTCTAAAGTCTTCTATCTTGGTTAATTCCCAGGACCAAGTAATTCATTTTCATTGTagttttttggttatttggatAAGTTAATGAGAGGAGTGAAGGTTTGAACAACATACTCGGGTGGATTTTTAGTAGAGCTAGACTCCTCGAGGTGCTGTTCTGCCTGATGTACTTCTGATCTATCATCAGATGCAGAATTGTCTCTAATGCTGATGTCCTGTTCTGCCTCATGTACTTTTGATCTATCATCAGATGCATAATTGTCTTCAATCGTGATGATGTCACAGTTTGTTTCACCAAGAGACACTGCATAATAACgaggataaatttttttatatctcgTTTAAGATGATTGAAAGTTTAGATTCTGTAACGTAGATAACAAGTGGATTAACCTGTATTTGGAACTGGATCTGCTATGCTGCTCTTGATCAGTATCTTTTGGCACAATATGGTTCGTCCAAATTCCAAGAAAGTAAACTGCAGAAAGTCTTTCTTTTCGGGGATTGTCACTTTTGAAAACCCAAATGAGTTGATCCATGTGTCCAGTACGCACGGAACTGCAGGCAGGACCAGTCTCTCAACTCCCAAGTCAATGAGCACCTGAAGAACACACATTTTCAAGAAAACAGTTAAGCAAACTAAGCTTCTTGAGCTGAAGGAAGAAGTGAAGTTTTCATAGTAAAAACACCTTTTCGAGTTCATCCATGAAAACTCGGCACATCCCATGCTGGCGATGCTGGAATCTAGTACCAATGAAAGGCATTTCTGCAACCTTTTTCCCCAAAATTCTGACAAGGAACAAAAGAGAACAAGTCAGGCTAACAACTCAATCTAGGGCCAAGTACAAGCCACGAGATTCTAGAGTTTCTGCAATCTTAACAAACAATTAATGCTTAATGAAGCCTACCTGACAGTAGCCACAGTAATCAGTTCGTCGTTCCTTTCTAGAATTACCGTGTAAAATCCACTGAAGTTCAAACGTTTATATTTTGACCTGCAGTTTTCTCAGTGTTATAGGGAGTCTGATGCAAAATAATGCAACAGAAGACTTTTACATGAAATAGTTTATGGTATTCTTTGTTTGTCTCTTACCATCTGCTAAAAATAACATCTTCAGCAAGATCTCCACCAGAATGACGTCTTTTCACAGGCTCGAAAAGTTCATGCATCACGTCAAGAGCTACACTGAGCTTGCAGTGGGTTTCTGCCACGGCTTCAATTTTAGAACCGTCAGTCCCAAATGTATCTTGTTCCAAGGACTGCACCAGTCTCCAAGTTAAATTCTTCTTCAAGCACACCTCTCTCGGTTTCCCAATAAGCTCACGGAGATTTACAAATATCTgaattgaattatttttgttCGTTAGAGCAATGCTGTGTATATCCTAATTGCTGCAGTTACTTACTTTAGCTGCTTAGTTAATTTTCTGATGGCTGTTAACAAACACCAATTGAAAATGGGGTCTGGACTGACGTACCTCTTCGCAGTCCTTGCTGCAAAACCACTTTTCTGCCAAGAATGTATTCAATGAATCCTGCAGGCAGCTAGGGTGATCTGTAtgacattaaaaaaaacatattattcaaatattttgttgACCCTTCGTAAGAGCATGAGGAAGAATTACGTACATTTACGTTCGCACTGCTTGCAGCTGATAAGTATATTATCTTTAGCATACTTGCTAGTATTCTTGGCAATAAATAGTCCACAGGCTTCACAACAACATGATGCGCAGAACCAGTCCCCGTCTGGAACATCCTACAAAATTTCCAACGAGAACGTGTTAACTGTTAAGAAACCACGAGTAAAAGCTGTGGAATTTCTATTACGGCTTTAGTGAAAATTGGTGAACCTCCAGCCCAAGACAAGTTGCATGGAATGCCGATGGACATCCATCGCAAAGAATCAGCTTCCCTCCATAGTGACAAACGGAACAAACTATGTCGTTCTCCCCATGACGCAATTTTATCTTCAGAAGATTAGTTGGTTGTgctttctttcttgttttataGGCTTCCACTTGGCATTCCAAAAGAGACCTTCCATCATCAAGGAAGATGTTGGCTGCCGCTCTGCAGGATCCCCCATTAGCATGAGCCTCAAAGCCACTTATGGAGAAAATTCTACGGCAACAACTACATTTTATACCCTCACGAGTTAGTTTTCCATGCTTTCTCACAGTGTGATCCTTTTGGTTACGGCATCGTATATTTTCTCTTGGTAGAATCACATTGTTATCGATGAGCCAGGAAAGAACAGTGCGTGGACTTTGATTTCTGGAAGTGGGAGTCATTACCCGCTGCACTCTCTTGCTTGATCGTGACACACGGGTTTTACCACGACCAGTTACTCGATTCTTGATATCTGTTAGCATTCTTGAAGTTTGTCTCCTTGTCCTGCTCAGATTGACATCTCGCGAACCTACAATCACTTTGTTCTCCCTGGAGCGATATCTAAGATTAGGTTTCTGTTTACGCTTACTTCTCAACCTTACGAAGCCTTGAGCTTTTGTTTTTGTCTCTACCCCAACATAAAGTACTCTTTTAGGAATCTGGACGGCGTTTCTGGGATAGGATTTACGGTTTTTTCTATTGAAGTCCTCTTCTTTTCCTTGGCTTCCACACTGAAGCAAGGTTTCAGGGGATGACTTCCTTCCATCACCAAGAGCGACATTTCTATTATAAGCAGGCAAAGCCAAAACAATGCTCCTTATTTCCCGAGTGTTACACTTCCAGTTTTCACTAGGCAGAAAAAGAGGCTTAGCCACCACCGGAAGAGTCAGGGGCTGATCACGTTGTTTCAATATGATACATACTTGACGAAGGGACTTCTCATTTAGCCTTCCATCTGGTGAGAGGTAGCGAAACCTATGCCTTCCACCTTCATCCACAATTTGTTCTATGGTCCATCCCATATACTTAAGATGCTTCCTAACATGGAAAGCCACTCTCTGTAACGGCGCCCTAATATAGCTCGTCACGGCTTGTGGGCATGATTTAGCAACACAATCAAAAGGTTGCCAGGTTCCAAGTTTATCGGGTAGTATCAACTTGATATGGTCGGAAGTAGATTTTTGGCTGGAAAGTTCCGTTACCCCATTGATGTAACTTTCCTCCGACCTTATGCCAGACAGAGAAGCTAAGCCAGGCATGGACATGCATCTGTGATCTTTGTCATTGGAGTAAAACTGTTGTTCTTGTGGAGCAATCACTTCCACTTCCACACCACTTGGACAAGCATAAGTCTCATTAACCGCTTGAGAAGCTTTTTTGACTAGCTCGAACTCTTGGCGTGGATATCTTTCAGCATCATAATCACGAAGAAACTGACTTATGGTGATTTTCAGATTATCCTCAATCACCTCCACCATCAAGACTTCCCATAAATGCCTAATAGAGCAAGTCCATTCCCTGATCCTCGCAAAACCAACTCTGACCCGTATGTCATACCAAAGCTGCTTAACCGAAACCGGGAGATAGTTATCCTCCTCATACTTCTCAACCAACTCAAGAAACATCCATCTCCCACGACACTCCCAAGCCTCTGTAACCTCATCCCAATCCTGAGTAACACGCAAAGATTGAAGATCAGCATCAGTTTCATCACCCAAATCAGGGAAAAAGACTCTCCTTTTCTCAGAACCGTTTTCATGGTCAAAAACCACACCTTCCCACCAAGCTTCACTGATCAATACATCAACACAGAGTCCATACACAAGGCTGAATCGATCAACTTCCAGCTTCGGCGGCACAGGTCTTAAACGTCCACGTAGACTAccagcagaagaagaagagctcaGCCCTTCCACTACCTCGGAAACATCAACAGTCTCCACAAGATAATCAGTAGCATCATCAGAGAGGATGTGATCGTATCTGATGCCACGGAGGCGTCGCTTTTTGGAGGAAAGAACAGTTGCTGAATACCAAGAACCGAGAAACCCTTCTTCAACACTTCTTACCTAAACAACACCAAACAAATgagaaattaaatattaaactccCCAAAAAAAGCAATTCACATGTTTCCGTTAAGAATAGAGACTCGATAAACCTTCGAAATTCTACATCAAAATcgaaaaaccctaaaccccctAGAATCAAACGACACATCGTTGACCGAAACGGAGTAGTCAGAGGAGCAATGCGGGGGGTTTACCTCTACTTTTTCACCAGCGAGAAGCTTTCTCCGGCGGAGATTTCGCTCACCGCTGCTGTTCCAGCCGAATATCGGCTCCTCCTCAGTCGCCGGCATTAAGATCCCGAAAGATTCGAGTCAACAATTTGGGGAAAATATAATACGCTCAGTTTTTGTCGTTTCTTCTCGGTGTAGAGAAGAAGTTAAAAGCAGCTTTTGCTTGGTTGGTTGGGGTGAGTGAGTAGCAGCTTTCTCCCCAAGTAACGCTGTTCTCTAATTTAATTTCTCCAATTAAGCATTCTAATTGTTTAATTAAGTATAATAATGTTTATTCTTCTAGttacatttatgtttttttcttaattttgcaTTCGAGAAGAATGGAAATTTGGTAAGTATTTTCTTATATCTTAACTAAAGTTTCCAAATTACCTCTTTCACCCTCTTATTCAAATTGATAACCAATAGAATGGTGAGAATCAATCGGTTTCACCATTTTAACGTTGATAAAAGGTGTAAATCAGTTGAAAAGCAACTTTACATTTAGCTATGGTTTTACCAGTTTTAGAAGTGTTCTTGTAGACAAGCTAGTGGGCCACAAACTTGGTCTTTATCTGTTAACGGCATCGTTTTAAGTAAACCAAGAAGACAAGCTAATGGgccaaaatagtttttaataattGGCCCATAGACAGGTCATTATCCTCGTATAGACGCATTCGTGTCGTTTACCTGCTTTTATGGCCCACATGTGCTTGGCCGCTAGTGAGAGAGATAATTATTCGCTGCTTCGAGGACCATAAAAGTCAAGATGGTCTGTCCACTAAGTTCCTGCCATTTGTGTAGGCCATCGTTTTGTCTTCACCGATGCCGACTGGTTAAATAGCAATGGTTAGTCGCTTTCCTGGACCCCACATAGTTCGCATTCCATTCATTCTAGTCAGATTATGGATTCTGGTGGGTCCATTTTGCTATTGGTACACTTgaccttttgttttctttatttctctGCTTAGTATTAAAAATAGAACTAATAATATCGCATCCTGAACACGAGATCCTGACCGTTGGATTCATTCTTTCGTTGTTATTTTACTCTTAATTTGTAGTTTGAGTGACATATAACAAAACTTTTAAATTGATATATGCTGGGAAACCAACAGTTTTATGTTATACATCGCATCAAGTGAAAATATTACACTTTAATGATGAAATAATCCTATAAGTAGGCCTGAGACTTATATCTGGGATTTGCTCCGATCCGATCTGAAAAAATGAATATCTGAGGGGTCTAGATCCGGATCTTGATTTTACCGATTCGACGGATCCGGATAATGAAATTTTTCGGTTCCGATATCCGGATCCAAACttgctatttatttaaaatatttaaaatttaattatatttatatacgtatactgtatataatttttatataaaatattgattttttaaaattttattcaatttcaataatttttcatttacaaaaattaataggctaaataaattaaataaatcattttaattgctagctttaatttaattttaaaattttttaaaaaaatttaaaaaaagatctggatctggatatCTCAAAATACTTCGGATATCCGATCCGTACCGGGTCTACCTATAAGAATGATTTATCATGAAATgaaatctttaaaataatagtataagcTTCTTTTACAAATTGTATATGATGATGACTGTAATGCCTAAGATTTTGTTTTAAAGGTTATCCAAATAAGGACAGTGATAAATAGGAATATAGTATTCTTATGTGAGGTATACCCAGTGGAGCAGCTTCGTTAATGCCACTGCAAAAGCATTGATGGGTTTGGTTCACGCATTTGCATTTGGTTTGATTGCAATACAAAACAGTCGttcaacaaaaaataatttaatatactttCGATGTACCAATACTCATAtcttaatatatacatattaatatatatttgtacaaCATTGTCATGGATCACGTACCACTATCTTTTAATCAGATCATTAAAAACACTATTAAAGTAATGCAAGCACAGGGACAGAACATACAAAGTTTGGTCAGGTTTGTTCGATTTTTAGACATTACCGAAattaaatattacaatatttttatgatttaggAATAAATGTAATACCTAATCCTCTTTTTGTTGGAATTATCGACCGAGAAAAACTGAACATAAAGGTCAATATCTCCACTTTATCGGacttaaaataacaaaaaataataattacctCAATTATCTAAAACTTTATTGATAATTTTATAAAGAACTTAATCAAGctacgacaaaaaaaaagttgccaTCGACCCATTCGAGACGGTTCCGATTCTGTGTGTTACGTGTATTAAGGGCGGTGACAAGCCAATTAAAAAACAAAGTGTCGTGTTACTTTGTCGCACAGGCGGTCGTTTTAGCTTTAGCTCGTGAATGGAGGAAAAAAAGTAAGTAGATCATTTTAAAAACATGCTGACGATGCATGGTTTCCACGTCATCCCACCAAAACACAGGAGAAACGCGTGAAGCGTGACACCGATGAGCTAGGATTCTCTGCTTCAAGTATCACGTACACCTTCGCTTCCTTGAGACAGAGAAAAAAAACCATCGAATgtggtctttttttttaattgagaaatgaaataaataaagtaCTAAGAAATAAAACGGAAAAAGAcagggagaagaagaaagatggagATGGTGgtggttttattattattttattaacatgGTGTAAGCTTCTTCTCATTTTTCTTTCTATTATGTTGACCTTAAGAAGAAAGTGACaaggattaaaaaaattaatgtaaggAAAAAAGTTGGAATTGTTTTTCAATAAATTGGGTAGTTTAAAGGAAGTGAAGAGCGGTTTTGGTAGTGGTGGTGGTCGAGAAACGAGAaagcttctttttttctctACGATCAGATTTTTCTcagaggtaaaaaaaaaagttctctctttgtGTCTTCGAttacttaataaaaaaaaacaatcagagAATAACGATGAAGCTGTAAACTTGTGTGTTCCTTGCATAGTTCGTTGTTTTGTCCGTAcacatgtttgtttgtttaatcGGTTTCTcaagttgtttgtttttaaactGATTTATCGATTCGGGAAAACGAGTTAACAAAAGGGTTTTAGTTTCCGATGTTGCAAAAATGGTTAATTATGGATCTGTTAGTGTTTATTTTTGGGTTTAAAGTTTGCAAAGTTTTGTATCTCTCTCTTAACTAACAAACTCTTTtccttctctcctctctcttaaGGTTTAGTTTAATCGTTTCTGCAGTTTTAAACTTTCTGTTTTTCATGTATATGCTTATGTATACCTTCATTCACAAGCAAAAGATTCATCGTGGATCTCAATACGTTTCATTAACCTTTTTTGCAGTGAGAGATCAATCGAGCGGGAAAGATAATTCATTATTGCCATGGGAGATGACGAGCTGTCTCACCTCAAATTCACCCTTCTGCTGGAATCAGCAGCCTGCAATGATCTCTCCGGCTTTAAGTCTCTAATCGAAGAAGAGGGTCTCTCTACCATTGATCGGTCCGGTTTATGGTACGGGAGGAGGTTAGGATCAAAGAAGATGGGTTTCGAAGAGAGGACGCCTCTTATGATCGCCGCCTTGTTTGGAAGCAAAGAGATCGTTGATTACATCATCAGCACCGGTCTTGTGGATGTGAACCGCTCTTGCGGCTCTGATGGTGCAACAGCGCTTCACTGCGCTGTCTCCGGCTTGTCTGGGAATAGCCTCGAGGTCGTTACTCTTCTCCTGAACGCTTCTGCTGATCCGGAATCTCGTGATGCAGATGGTAGCAAGCCTGTGGATGTGATGACGTTCCCGTGCTTGAGTCCGGTTTTTAGCGGGAGGAAGAAGGTTTTGGAGAGGTTGTTGAATGGAAATGAAGCTGATGTTCAAGAAGAAGAGGCTGAGGTTGAAGTTGAGGTTGAAGTTTTGCTTTCGCCTCCGAGGAAGGAGTACCCTATTGATCCGACTCTTCCGGATATCAAGAACGGTATATACGGAACAGATGAATTCCGTATGTACGCGTTCAAAATCAAACCGTGTTCCAGAGCATACTCACACGACTGGACCGAGTGTCCCTTCGTTCACCCAGGCGAGAACGCGAGGAGGCGTGATCCGAGAAAGTATCATTACAGCTGCGTCCCATGCCCCGAGTTCCGCAAAGGTTCTTGCTCAAGAGGCGATTCTTGCGAGTACGCTCACGGGATCTTCGAGTGCTGGCTTCACCCTGCTCAGTACCGTACCCGTCTCTGCAAGGACGAGACGAATTGCTCGAGGAGAGTTTGTTTCTTTGCGCACAAACCTGACGAGCTTCGTCCCTTGTACACTTCGACAGGATCTGGTGTTCCTTCTCCGAGGTCTTCCTTCTCGTCTTGCAACGACATGGGACCGATCAGTCCGCTTCCTCCGTTGAGTCCCAACGGTGGAATGCTAACCACACCTCCTCTGAGTCCTAACGGTATACCTTCTCCTATTGGTAGCGGAAAGCCTTGGATGAACTGGCCTAGCGCTACCCCTCCGACACTGCATCTCCCAGGGAGCAGGCTCAAGTCCGCGTTGAACGCGAGAGAATTCAACTTCTCTGAGGAGATTCATCAAAGCCTTGCTTCTCCGGGGAGATGGAACAATAATAACACAGCTGCTTCACCTCCCTTCTCTGGAAACGGCATGAAGAGGCTTTCGAGTGGAGGAATCAGCCCGGTTCATAGCCTAAGCGATATGTTCGGGGCCAGCAGCCTCTCCTCGTCCCCTGTGGGAGCTAACTATCAGTTCTCAATGGATTCCTTGGCTTCGAGAGCGGCTGCGTTTGCTAATCAGAGGAGCCAGAGCTTCATAGAAAGCAATAATCAACAGCATCCCGTGACTACTACTTGTCTAGATGATTGGGGGTCATTGGACGGAAAGCTTGACTGGAGCGTGAACGGAGACGAGCTGCAAGATCTCAGGAACTCCACTTCTTTCCGTCTCAGAGCTGGTAGCATGGAATCAAGAACCCCCACGGAGCTTGAGGAACCAGATGTCTCGTGGGTGGAGCCGCTGGTGAAAGAGCCACAGGAGACAAGGGTGGCTCCGGTTTGGATGGAGCAATCATACATGGAGACAGAACAGACCGTGGCTTGAATCAAAGTTTTGAAACATCAttaacaaagaagcagaagaagagaaaaagagaagTCTAAACAAATTTATGAGGTCGTTGCTAATCTTATTACATTTGTTGTTTTaaatgtttctttctttctctagaataagaataaaaaagttTCTTTGGGGGCAAAAGAGAGTTTGTTTGTCTCTCTTTTGTCTCCATAGAAAAAATACAGAGGTGATTAAGGTTtctaaaaccaaaaagaaaccTTAACTCACCTCACTTCCTTGATTCTTttcatatttaatcaatttcctTTTATAATTATGTTTACTGATGAGAGCTGTGTTTGATGAAACTAAGCAAAGGACTCCAAAGAGTTGAAAATGTGTTTTAAGTAGTAATGTTGTTATTGGAAGatagaaaatatctttacaCTTGTGAGGTTAGAGAAAGTGTTGTAATTGTTTCTTCTAAGAGTTGGTCTAAGATGTTTGATGCTATATCTTCGGTTATGCTTCCTTCCAAATCTCCAAACTTCGAAGCTTTTCTGTAAACCGAGTTTGACTCTTCAAGCTCAGATACAGTGAGTCTGCAAATCATGTGCCACATCTCTTGGTAGCCATGGACTCTGGTTTCAGACTCTCTTGATGTGtgatcttcttgaactggttcaTTGCTCTTACTAGATTCGAGTACTGAAGATAACCGTCTTCTTGAAGTGTTATCTGTTTTACAAGGGAAACAAAATATGCTTTAGCACAAAAAAATAACCCAAAGAGCTGACTCAATTTTGAATGTGGAGAGTTACCAACCTGGTTCCGGAGTTACTCGATCATAATCAAGAACCGAAACAGGGCTCGAATCATCGCAGCTTCTAcactcttcttcctccttcatTGATTTCACTTCACAGTTGACTAAATCTTCATCTATGGGCCGACGACCATAGTTCTTGATGTTCTGTCTCAACTgaatttctcttctttttctcaTGTTCTTACGTTTCTCCTTTATACGCTGCTTCAGTTCTCCAGTCTCAGGTCTCTCGCGTCCTGGTGAAACGTTCATGGCGTTGATGTTATTCTCCTTATCCTCTATATGTGTTTGATGCTCTCTACTCTCTCGTCTCTTCTTGTATTTTCTTGTTCCCAGCTGCTTCAGCTCTCCAAAAGCCTTATCGTTCCTATCCTTCTCGAAGCTGAGAATGAAGAAGTTGTCGTCTTCGAGCTCAACATACTCCAGACTGGACTTTACTCTTCTATGCTTTCCTTGAATCTCATCGTTATCCCTCTTCACATTCTCACCAGAATTCACCGAACGGCTCCTTGCGAAAACTCTGGTTTTGTCAGTTACGGGAATCGACTCCAAACCCATGAGCCTCGCCACAGCTCCTGGCGAATGTCCTCTGATTCTAGCGTGTTCATCGAAAAACTCAGGTGACTCAGTGATTTGATCGGACGGGTACGTAGAAGAGGCACCGGAACAGAGAAGTCTTTGAAGAAACAGAGAGATACAGCCGAAAGAATGAGTCTTTGAGACGAGTGAGAGTGAAGAAGACGATGACTTCATCTTCATGGTTTCTATGCCTATTGTGTCAGTGTTCTGAAACTAAACGGAGTGTAACGTATAAAGAAATGAACTTTTCTGTTTGCTTTTTTGTTCGGTTTGAGTTTTGGGGAGTGACAAAAAGTGTGAACAAAAACAGAGCGGGATCTACGATTTGAAACTATCTCAgtcaaaaagaaatatatatattcagcttcttcttcttctttttttgctttaaCTTTATGTTGAGTGAGAGTAGAAGACAACAGTGGATATGCTGTGCACTGTACGCGCTTTGACAAGTCTATTTCCCGGAGAAGTTCATGTCGGCCGGTGTCGCTTTTGTGTAACAACCTCTGTCACTTTTTTCCTTTTAGTTTTACAGCCGAACCGAGGTGAAATTGTAATTGAAACATTTGTGTATTAAATTGTCACTTTAAAAAATTTGGGCCTAGTTTCATAAACAACGTACAAAGCTGCTTTAGGTAAGTGCTTCATCTTggatttgttttcaaaattttgggtTTAGACTTGTAGAGCACTcaatttttatgtgttttggttagtttaactaataatatttcaaatttggaTATTTTCTAGATTTGATTTCATTTCGAGTTTGTTAAGTAATATTTGAGATTTCACCGCAAGGACGAGGAAGGAAAATTTTCCCCCAAGCTATGGCTGTTTGGTTTGAGACTACAGAATAAAATTctgtttttttactttttttcattCTAAACTTTTACACAAACTAGATCTCAGTTTTGGTTTGTACAAAAgcctttttttatttgaataaaactaatatttttttcaaaaacaaaatatttgagatttgatatttaaaattttgatcaatataaatatgaaattaggtatttaaaatatttaattttaaatttaaagtacttataaaaatgtaataatttgAATCTTTAGATATAGAATTTTTAATGCCAAAACCCCTAAATTATGTTTCATTTAGGTAGAAGCCCCTCAATTTTCGATTCAGTGTATAAATTCTTTCAAATCATTTATCTTAATGTAACAATCCTTCCGTTAATTGTACCGTTTAAACAAAACActgtgttttgattattttgtaaactacatgattttttaataaaacaacaCGACATTTGCTTAAAACATCATGTAGTTTAAGCTTATCACTCAAAGTCTCTTTAAATCTctaatgttttaaaaatcttCAACTTGTCGTGAGAAAGAGATGACGAACCTTAGTTTTTCAAATTACTTTGGTTGAGGTCATAAGAGCAACATTATCGGGTGGTCCTAGGCCCGTCCTTAGTGTTTTTTAGGCtcgaaaataaatgaaaaagaaaagatatcGTTGGGTTCGGGCCTTAGTTAAGGGATTTTTGGACGCGTTGAGCTACGTGGCAGCATAGGAGTGGGAGATGTATTCGAAGTCGAACGAAGCCCTAGTCGGTGtgtttcttctctcttctccaaAATCAATTGACATCTGAAATCTCCAATGGCGACGCCGCGATCTCCGAAGGCGAAGTAAAATCAAAAGGAATAATCGCTCTTCAAATCGTTGGCTAACTCAGTTCACTCCACCTGCGTCGGTTCGCTTCCAAACCGTTTCAGAATCGT includes the following:
- the LOC103845294 gene encoding increased DNA methylation 1; translation: MPATEEEPIFGWNSSGERNLRRRKLLAGEKVEVRSVEEGFLGSWYSATVLSSKKRRLRGIRYDHILSDDATDYLVETVDVSEVVEGLSSSSSAGSLRGRLRPVPPKLEVDRFSLVYGLCVDVLISEAWWEGVVFDHENGSEKRRVFFPDLGDETDADLQSLRVTQDWDEVTEAWECRGRWMFLELVEKYEEDNYLPVSVKQLWYDIRVRVGFARIREWTCSIRHLWEVLMVEVIEDNLKITISQFLRDYDAERYPRQEFELVKKASQAVNETYACPSGVEVEVIAPQEQQFYSNDKDHRCMSMPGLASLSGIRSEESYINGVTELSSQKSTSDHIKLILPDKLGTWQPFDCVAKSCPQAVTSYIRAPLQRVAFHVRKHLKYMGWTIEQIVDEGGRHRFRYLSPDGRLNEKSLRQVCIILKQRDQPLTLPVVAKPLFLPSENWKCNTREIRSIVLALPAYNRNVALGDGRKSSPETLLQCGSQGKEEDFNRKNRKSYPRNAVQIPKRVLYVGVETKTKAQGFVRLRSKRKQKPNLRYRSRENKVIVGSRDVNLSRTRRQTSRMLTDIKNRVTGRGKTRVSRSSKRVQRVMTPTSRNQSPRTVLSWLIDNNVILPRENIRCRNQKDHTVRKHGKLTREGIKCSCCRRIFSISGFEAHANGGSCRAAANIFLDDGRSLLECQVEAYKTRKKAQPTNLLKIKLRHGENDIVCSVCHYGGKLILCDGCPSAFHATCLGLEDVPDGDWFCASCCCEACGLFIAKNTSKYAKDNILISCKQCERKYHPSCLQDSLNTFLAEKWFCSKDCEEIFVNLRELIGKPREVCLKKNLTWRLVQSLEQDTFGTDGSKIEAVAETHCKLSVALDVMHELFEPVKRRHSGGDLAEDVIFSRWSKYKRLNFSGFYTVILERNDELITVATVRILGKKVAEMPFIGTRFQHRQHGMCRVFMDELEKVLIDLGVERLVLPAVPCVLDTWINSFGFSKVTIPEKKDFLQFTFLEFGRTILCQKILIKSSIADPVPNTVSLGETNCDIITIEDNYASDDRSKVHEAEQDISIRDNSASDDRSEVHQAEQHLEESSSTKNPPEEIKTQTQEERLVKENRILKCYTRRRLKCRRIT
- the LOC103845296 gene encoding zinc finger CCCH domain-containing protein 66, with the translated sequence MGDDELSHLKFTLLLESAACNDLSGFKSLIEEEGLSTIDRSGLWYGRRLGSKKMGFEERTPLMIAALFGSKEIVDYIISTGLVDVNRSCGSDGATALHCAVSGLSGNSLEVVTLLLNASADPESRDADGSKPVDVMTFPCLSPVFSGRKKVLERLLNGNEADVQEEEAEVEVEVEVLLSPPRKEYPIDPTLPDIKNGIYGTDEFRMYAFKIKPCSRAYSHDWTECPFVHPGENARRRDPRKYHYSCVPCPEFRKGSCSRGDSCEYAHGIFECWLHPAQYRTRLCKDETNCSRRVCFFAHKPDELRPLYTSTGSGVPSPRSSFSSCNDMGPISPLPPLSPNGGMLTTPPLSPNGIPSPIGSGKPWMNWPSATPPTLHLPGSRLKSALNAREFNFSEEIHQSLASPGRWNNNNTAASPPFSGNGMKRLSSGGISPVHSLSDMFGASSLSSSPVGANYQFSMDSLASRAAAFANQRSQSFIESNNQQHPVTTTCLDDWGSLDGKLDWSVNGDELQDLRNSTSFRLRAGSMESRTPTELEEPDVSWVEPLVKEPQETRVAPVWMEQSYMETEQTVA
- the LOC103845295 gene encoding uncharacterized protein LOC103845295, with product MKMKSSSSSLSLVSKTHSFGCISLFLQRLLCSGASSTYPSDQITESPEFFDEHARIRGHSPGAVARLMGLESIPVTDKTRVFARSRSVNSGENVKRDNDEIQGKHRRVKSSLEYVELEDDNFFILSFEKDRNDKAFGELKQLGTRKYKKRRESREHQTHIEDKENNINAMNVSPGRERPETGELKQRIKEKRKNMRKRREIQLRQNIKNYGRRPIDEDLVNCEVKSMKEEEECRSCDDSSPVSVLDYDRVTPEPDNTSRRRLSSVLESSKSNEPVQEDHTSRESETRVHGYQEMWHMICRLTVSELEESNSVYRKASKFGDLEGSITEDIASNILDQLLEETITTLSLTSQV